A region of Dehalococcoidia bacterium DNA encodes the following proteins:
- a CDS encoding dihydroorotate dehydrogenase produces MNAPQDASAEADKLNLAVELAPNNQRGLRLANPVMTASGTFGYGTEFADFLDVNRLGGIICKGTTVEQRQGNPQIRVAETPSGMLNSIGLQNVGVHALIREKAPLWAAWKTRVIVNISGHRVEEYPEMARLLDSVPGVSGLELNISCPNVSEGGIEFGRSPRLAAAVTRAVRAATTLPLMVKLTPNVTDIVEVAKAVEDAGADCLSLVNTFVGMAIDIRKRRPVLGTVFGGLSGPAIKPIALAMVYQVSKVARVPVVGIGGITKAEDALEFIMAGARAIQIGTANYVNPRVSVEVLEGIERWMREHGVRDVNDIVGAARV; encoded by the coding sequence ATGAATGCGCCTCAAGACGCCTCCGCAGAGGCCGACAAGCTCAACCTTGCCGTGGAGCTGGCCCCCAACAACCAACGAGGGCTGCGCCTGGCCAATCCGGTCATGACCGCCTCCGGCACCTTCGGCTACGGGACGGAGTTCGCCGACTTCCTGGACGTAAACCGGCTGGGCGGCATCATCTGCAAGGGCACCACCGTGGAGCAGCGGCAGGGCAACCCGCAGATACGCGTGGCGGAGACGCCCTCGGGCATGCTCAACTCCATCGGCTTGCAGAACGTGGGCGTCCACGCCCTTATCCGCGAGAAGGCGCCCCTCTGGGCCGCGTGGAAGACTCGCGTCATCGTGAACATCTCCGGCCACCGGGTGGAGGAGTACCCCGAAATGGCGCGGCTCCTGGACAGCGTGCCCGGCGTCAGCGGCCTGGAGTTGAACATCAGTTGCCCGAACGTCTCCGAAGGCGGCATCGAGTTCGGGCGCAGTCCCCGGCTGGCCGCCGCGGTCACGCGCGCCGTCCGCGCCGCGACAACCCTGCCCCTCATGGTCAAGCTCACGCCCAACGTCACCGACATCGTCGAGGTGGCGAAGGCGGTGGAGGACGCGGGAGCGGACTGCCTCTCGCTGGTGAACACCTTCGTGGGCATGGCGATAGACATTCGCAAGCGCCGTCCTGTGCTGGGCACGGTCTTCGGCGGCCTCTCCGGCCCGGCGATCAAGCCCATCGCCCTGGCGATGGTGTACCAGGTCAGCAAGGTCGCGCGCGTGCCGGTTGTGGGCATCGGCGGCATCACGAAGGCGGAGGACGCCCTGGAGTTCATCATGGCGGGCGCCCGCGCCATCCAGATCGGCACAGCCAACTACGTCAACCCCCGCGTCAGCGTCGAGGTGCTGGAGGGCATCGAGCGCTGGATGCGCGAGCACGGCGTCCGCGACGTGAACGACATCGTCGGCGCGGCGCGGGTGTAA